The sequence below is a genomic window from Terriglobia bacterium.
CCCAGCATCCTCGTCGTTCATGACGTCGGCGCCCACGAAGGTGCGCCCTACCTGGTCACCGAGCTGCTCGAGGGCGCGTCGCTGCGGGACCGGCTCGCGGAGGGCCCGTGGCCGTCGGAGAAGGCGGCGGACCTCGCGGCGCAGATCGCTTCCGGCTTGGCGGCGGCTCACGGCAAGGACATCGTCCACCGCGACATCAAGCCGGAGAACCTCTTCGTCACCCGCGGCGGGCACGCCAAGATCCTCGACTTCGGGCTGGCGAAGCGGTCTCCGCTCGCCGGCTCCGACGGGCGGACCGATTCGCCCACCCACGACGCGGCCGGCGACACAGCGGCGGGCTTCCTGATGGGCACCGTCGGCTACATGTCGCCCGAGCAGGCGAGGGGCGAGCCGGCCGACGCCCGCAGCGACATCTTCAGCTTCGGGTGCGTGCTCTACGAGCTGCTGGGGGGCCGGCCGGCCTTCAAGAAGGACACGGCGGTCGAGACGCTGCACGCGATCCTCAAGGAGGATCCGCCCCAGCTGACGGCCTCGGGGAAGGGTGTGTCTCCCGCCCTGGCGAGAATCGTGCGGCGCTGCCTGGCGAAGCGACCAGCGGACCGCTTCGCGTCCGCCTCGGAGCTTCACCGCGAGCTGCAGGCCTTCCTTCGATCCCCATCCCTCGCGCCTGCGGTGAAGGAACCGTCGGAGTGGTCCATCGTCGTTCTCCCCTTCGAGAACCTGAGCCCGGACCCGGAGAACGCGTTCTTCGCCGACGGATTGACGGAGGAGCTGATCGCTGACCTCTCGAAAGTGCGAGCGTTGCGAGTGATCTCGCGCACGTCAGCGATGCTCTTGAAGGGGTCGAAGAAGGACGTACCGACGATCGGCCGGGAGCTCGGCGTTCGATACGTGCTTGAAGGAAGCGTGCGGCGCTCTGGGAACAGCCTCCGGATCACCGCCCAACTTATCGACGCCGCAGACGACGTCCATCTGTGGGCGGAGAAGTACGGCGGGACTCTGAATGACGTCTTCGCGATCCAGGAACAGGTCTCCCGCTCCATCGTGGACGCGTTGAAGCTGACGTTGACTGCGGACGAGAAGCACCGCCTCGCTGCGCGAATGATCCCGGACGTCAGGGCATTCGATCTCTATCTGCAGGCACGCTACGAGGCCTACCACCGCATGACGGAAGAAGCGCTCGAACACGCGGTCGCACTCACCCGACAAGCCCTCGACCTGACCGGCCCGAATCCGCGTCTCTACTCGCTGCTCGCCGAGATCGAGTGGATCTGCCACGACCAGGGAATCCATCGCGACGAAGAGAGCCTGCGTCAAGGAGAGGCCTGGGCGAGGAGAGCGCTCGAGCTCGAGCCGCACACAGCGGCGGCGTTCCTGGCGCTAGGGGCCATCGAAGCCCGGAGAGGCGACATGGTGCGTGCCGTTCGCGACCTCACCCGGGCCGCCGAATTGGAGGCGAGCGGAGAAGCTCTGGCGCTCCTCGCGTGGCGGGCGTCCGAGGTTGGTCAGATGGCCGAGGCGAAGCGGCGTGCGGCGGAGGCAGTCGCAGTCGATCCACTGTACTGGATCTGCCGCTGGAGCCAGGCGTGGGTGGCTCTGCTGGACGGAGAGTTCGAGACCGCGCTGCGAAGTTGGCGCGACGTGGTCGCCACAGGGGACGATGAGCCGATCAAGCCCTTCTTCCTGGCCGTTTTCGCTGTCTATGCGGGGCGCGTGGACGAAGCCTGCGAGCTCTTCGGCAGGTTTGGCAGATGCGGCCTCGGGGCCATCTCGGGCATGTCTGCAGTCCTCGGGTCCCTCTTCACCCACGACCCCCGAGCGGCCAACGAGCTGCTTTCGGACCAGAACGTCAGGAATTACGCGACGCAGGATAAGGAGATGTCGTGGTGGCTAGCTGCCGGGTTCAGCTTCGCCGGTGTCGCGGACGAAGCGCTGCATTGGCTGGGAAACGCGATTGCCCTCGGTTTCGTGAATCACCACCTCTTCTCGAGAGTTGATCCTTTCCTCGCGGCGCTGCGCGGCAATCCGCGCTTCGAGGAACTGATGGATCGGGTCCGCGAGAAGCAGCGGGCCTTCGAGGGCGCCGGTTGATTCCTTGGGTCCGTGCACCGCACCACAGATTGCATCGGCCTGGCGCACCGTTCAACTCAATCCCTGCAACCCCTTGACTTCCTCCCCCACCGAGGGACCCTGTACGTGGAGGTCCCCATGCCCCACCTCGCCCCGCCGACCCTGACCGGTGCCGAGCTGTGACGTCTCCGGCAGTCGTCGATTCCCCGGACTATAATCTCGCCATTCCGGCGTGGAGAAGGGAGATGAGCGACGACCCGATCGAGCAGGATCCAACGGCGTTGCCCCCGACCGAAGCCGCGCCGATCCCCGCCGTCGGTGGGCAACCGATCGGACCCTACCGGCTGTTAGCGAAGCTGGGCGAAGGAGGAATGGGAGTCGTCTACATCGCGGAGCAATCCGAGCCCGTCCGGCGCCGCGTCGCCCTCAAGGTCATCAAGCAGGGGATGGACACGGCGAAGGTCGTCGCGCGATTCGAGGCGGAGCGCCAGGCGCTGGCATTGATGGACCATCCGGCGATCGCCAGGATCTACGACGCCGGCTCGACTCCCGAAGGCCGGCCTTACTTCGCCATGGAGTGCGTTCCGGGCGTCCCGATCAACGAGCATTGCGACCGCCAGAAGCTGACCAACGAGGAGCGGCTCGATCTGTTCCTCCAGGTCTGCGAGGGAGTGCAGCACGCCCACCAGAAGGCGGTGATCCATCGCGACCTGAAGCCCTCGAACGTGCTGGTGAGCGTTCAGGACGGTCGGGCGGCGGTGAAGATCATCGACTTCGGCGTGGCGAAGGCGGTGTCACAGCGGTTGACGGAGCGGACCCTCTACACCGAGCTCGGGGCGATGATCGGCACTCCGGAGTACATGAGCCCGGAACAGGCCGAGATGACCGGTCAGGACGTGGACACGCGTACCGACGTTTACTCGCTCGGGGTGATCCTCTACGAGCTCTTGGTCGGGGC
It includes:
- a CDS encoding protein kinase, producing MKPGDHLGPYEIVACIGVGGMGEVYRAHDSRLGRDVAIKVLPSGFAADAERLRRFEQEARAASALDHPSILVVHDVGAHEGAPYLVTELLEGASLRDRLAEGPWPSEKAADLAAQIASGLAAAHGKDIVHRDIKPENLFVTRGGHAKILDFGLAKRSPLAGSDGRTDSPTHDAAGDTAAGFLMGTVGYMSPEQARGEPADARSDIFSFGCVLYELLGGRPAFKKDTAVETLHAILKEDPPQLTASGKGVSPALARIVRRCLAKRPADRFASASELHRELQAFLRSPSLAPAVKEPSEWSIVVLPFENLSPDPENAFFADGLTEELIADLSKVRALRVISRTSAMLLKGSKKDVPTIGRELGVRYVLEGSVRRSGNSLRITAQLIDAADDVHLWAEKYGGTLNDVFAIQEQVSRSIVDALKLTLTADEKHRLAARMIPDVRAFDLYLQARYEAYHRMTEEALEHAVALTRQALDLTGPNPRLYSLLAEIEWICHDQGIHRDEESLRQGEAWARRALELEPHTAAAFLALGAIEARRGDMVRAVRDLTRAAELEASGEALALLAWRASEVGQMAEAKRRAAEAVAVDPLYWICRWSQAWVALLDGEFETALRSWRDVVATGDDEPIKPFFLAVFAVYAGRVDEACELFGRFGRCGLGAISGMSAVLGSLFTHDPRAANELLSDQNVRNYATQDKEMSWWLAAGFSFAGVADEALHWLGNAIALGFVNHHLFSRVDPFLAALRGNPRFEELMDRVREKQRAFEGAG
- a CDS encoding protein kinase, with the translated sequence MSDDPIEQDPTALPPTEAAPIPAVGGQPIGPYRLLAKLGEGGMGVVYIAEQSEPVRRRVALKVIKQGMDTAKVVARFEAERQALALMDHPAIARIYDAGSTPEGRPYFAMECVPGVPINEHCDRQKLTNEERLDLFLQVCEGVQHAHQKAVIHRDLKPSNVLVSVQDGRAAVKIIDFGVAKAVSQRLTERTLYTELGAMIGTPEYMSPEQAEMTGQDVDTRTDVYSLGVILYELLVGALPRSARRLDADQVIRELQPKLSQVPGMRVFLQNPPSLRIGGRSSKALYQFTLQ